CAGTCCTGAAGTCGCATTTTTCTATCTGACAGATGTACGGCTTAGCATTAGCTAATGATTCAGCACCACTGTCTTCATCAGTTATAgatgtttgttcagttttgATTTGGACCTTTTCCTCAGGCAGATGTGGAGGTCTCTTCTGGAGCAGTACAACAGGAGGCTTCGCCATGATCGCCTGATGAAGAGATACTTGTGATGTATTAGGTTCTGGGTTGGTCATAGCGGACTCAACCGACACGCTATGAGGGGATGATGAATTCAGGTCCAGTTTACTAAGCCCGATGAGAATCTCTTTTAaatcatcattatttatttgaaggCTTGAAgagtttgtttcattgtctATGGGATGAtcaggtgtttttctttcttttccagcCTCCACAGGTTGAAATGGTGTTGAGAGCTCATGTTTCCCTTTCTCCTCATCGTCTGGCTCAGTTTCAGTCTTTACCACTTTGGACTTTGAGCCctgctgtttttcatgtttgtatTCCTTGTTCTCCAGTTTAAGATGCTCTGGGTGGGCACATTTCAGATGTCGCTGGACGTCTCTAGCCCTGGAGAACGTCATGCCACACTTCTCAAACCCGCAGGTGAACTTGCTTCCATCGAAACACACAGCCACCAAGGTCATTGTGGGTTTGGATTCTTTGTGGTCAGATTCTTGCATCGGGGAGGCACAACTCACTGAGGGAGAGTTCAGGATATCTCTGCTTACAATCTCTTCTGAATCAAGCAACTTATTAAGGCGAACTAGCGGTTCACTAACAGTCTTGAAAAGTTTCCGCTTTGCCTTCCTCTGAGCCTCGAAGTCATCTTCAGAGAAGGTGATGTTGTGTGTGGATAAATGCTTTATAAATTCCTTTTTGGATAAATAATATCTACTACATTCAGCGCTGCAGCAGGTAAATGCTGCGTCTCTGAAATGCTGTGCTTCGTGGTGATAGATTTGTCCCAAGTCAGAGCAAGTGACATAACAACCTTTGAGCTCGCACTGGAAGTTGAGCTGAAATCCAtgggtctgtttgtgtgtgacaagTCCGTTGGAAGTTTTGAACTGAGCGCCACAATCTATAACCGCACACATGTAAGGTCGCTCACCATAGTGAACCCTTCGATGTTTGCGGTGATGGTAAGCAGAGACAAAATGGCGCCTACAGAAGACACACTTCTCCCGCTTGTCTCTCATCTGctgaaaatatttcacattctCATCGCCTTTATGTTCTGACTTTAAGTGGACATATAAGTACTTGGAATGTTTAAAAATTCGAGTACACCCAGTTCCTGGGCACGGATACTCATCCCGGTTCTGCAGTTTGAAGTGTTGCTCGATGTAATCGAAGGTTACATGCTCATCGTCGTCCAGATACTTATCTTTTACAGTATTAGCTTGCTGCACAATGTGGTCCAGCACGTCTGGATCATGTGTGGATTTGTAATAGAGCATTAAAGAAGGGTCAATGGTGATTTCGCCCGGTTCAATGTCATCCTCCTCATCTATATGTTTCTGCTCGTCCTCTTTCTTTACGTTGTTTTTGTTAAGATGTGTTTCACTCAGAATGTGTTGTTTCACGTGAGGAACGAGCTCCTTTCTGCTCTCAAACCTTTCCAGGCACACAGGGCAGGGGTGGCTgttgtcctctgtgtgtcttATGGAGTGATGAACCAGTTGAGTGTCAGTGACCGACCTCTTACAAATCTTACAGCAGAACTTGCGTTTCTTTGCCTCCGATTCCCCTTGGACTTCTGCTAAGTTAGACATCGGCTTTGTATCCTGTTGCTCATAACCATCAAGATTTCCATTTATCCACTTCTGCTCAGTTTCTACTTTCACAGCTACCTCCCGTGGCTCCTGTTTAACCTGCTCTTGTTTGTCCAccaactcctcctcttcctcttctgactCTGGGATTATCCCAAGAAGTGAGACGCAGTGATACTTCAGAGTCTTCCAGTCCCAGAATTCGGGATCAAAAGGCCAGTAAGCTTTCAGAGCTAGTAGCAACTCGCAGCGTAGTGAGTTGGGAATGACTTCATTTTCCTGTTCAAACTTTTGGTCTGGCCGTAAATACAGCTCCTCAAGACAGCTGAATACCTCCTGACTGGGGCCAAGCAGGAACTCTGTGAGTTGGCAGGCACGCAACACCTCAAGGTCGTCTGGAAGAAGACAGGACATTGTTTTGCAGACAGATATCCTTGTATCTGAGTCTTTCTGCTTTGGAAGTTGCAGGGCTTTGACACACAGTTCGACTGAAGCAGGTACCCCCATGTCCTCTGCCTGAAAATAGAGGGATATATATCATTAGCATTTaatctatttatatttacaattgtTACTTCAAATATCTAACATCTGGGTAAATCCCAGAAGAAGTTACACATGACCAAATCCTGTACATGCATTTCTGTCAGCCAGATCACAAATCTGAATAAACCCCATTTGGTTTTCCCAGGATATATTCAAATAACAGTCAGCCCTCCTGTAGTCCAGATGGAGGTGGTAATGGACTTGAAGCTGTCTGTTAACTTCCAAAAACACTACCATAACTTCAGCAATACAGCAGTTAGGAGACAGCAATAACAGTTTAGCAGATGTGAGCCAAGAACCATCTTGCAAATGCATGAATAAATCGTATTTTAGTAGAACTCTATTAGGGAATTAATTAAGGTTCTCCTGCCTAATCTACACTGTTCTACATCAAAATTGTTCTTGTGGCTCCTTAGTCCCTGGAACATCTGAACTATGAAAAGTTTCATGATATGAACAATCTTCCAATTCATCATCACATGTGGACAGTTTGGCTGTTCATGCTCACCTCAGCCTGAATCACACGGACTAGGTAAAGCAAATGGTGGACCGTTTTGGCAATTGCACCAAGCTGAAGGCATCGTTCCAGAAGAGACAGCAACGAGGGGTCGATCCTCTTCTGTAGTTTACTCCACAACTGAGTCAACTCCCtttttgagaagaaaaaaaacatgcaaaaaatgttttatgtccAATATCtctttcacaaaaacaaacatttgactCTGATGACCACCATAATGAAATCAGgtaaatttaattatttaatcatCACCTGCGATTTAGACATCTAGTCTGACTGCTGCTAACAATTTCAAAACATCAATAATTTAACCTTACACGAGCAATCCACCCAACCCTGGGCCCTTAGCAGGAACTACTCACCAGGAGCAGTAAtgactctgctgctgaagctgctgagtCAGGAAAGTTGTGCACAAGATGAAGGCCGtattctcctccccctctgtctccaaGTTGCATGTGATCTCCAGGACATCCTTGCAGTCAAGTCTGGATATCTGTTAGGAGAGTAAACATAATGTGAATACTtagaaaacaacacatctgctgcatttttaaattTAGACATGGGCAATCGGAAAAGGAACCAGTCAGTTGAGACATGACTGACGATTGTTCCAAATGAAAATCAGGATCAAAGTTCTGTCATCAAAATTGATCTTAAACACAGCGGCCAGCATTTATGACACATTGTGTGACAGTAGTTTGATTACAGTGAAGGAACTTTATCTCGTGTCGCCCTTGACACCCAAGTCTCTCACAAAGGCAACGGCAAACAAATCTGACGTGAGGATCTTTTGAttttgtgtaaatatttaaaacatgactCAAAAAGGTGCGGCGGTGGCTCATCTGATTAATCACCGACCATAAAGACTGAGTCAGTACCACAGCGACCTGGGCACTTTGGTGCCTGTCATCTCCTTTCTCTTCTTGCAAAAAATTATAACAAGAATTACAGAATTTGAATCCTATGACAATGTTAATTTATGAGGTAAGAAACCAGCCATGTTTCAGCTGGTAAACAAGACACATGCCCAGATGTCTTTGGAAGAGCTTTATGACCCAAAGTGTCTCAACCTATAGTCGGGTGAAAGCTTCAGCAGCTCTGAAGGAATGAGCATTCAAAACCCCAAATAGAGGTTTTTCAACAGACAGCATACCAAGAACAGGTGGGTGAATGGAGGTTGAGCCAGAAGCAAACAATAAGGAAACACGAGTATGCACAGCAATGTCGAATGTGTGTAGCTCTGGtcaagaaggaaaacaaatgtgcaaCCATTGTCTGAGTCACAGACTCATGAACTAATTTAAATTTCCATCTCAAACAAAGGTGAAATCAATGGTTTCACAGCATCTTCTACTGAGTTGCACCTAAAACAAAACCCTGAATCCATGTACAGTAAATTTAACTGAAACAGAATTAACTGCATTGAGATCATATTTTTTGTAGGGGTGAAACaaaattatataatgtatacCGCCCTCGGAGAATAAGCTCACTGAGAATTCTCTCAATATTCTTCTGGTATTCTGATCGTTGTTGAATTAATCACCACCTTCTGCCCCGACATGCTTGCTTGAGCGTTTGTAGTcgtttatgtttttgtctggaTGGAGTGATATTGTAAAATGAAGGGGTAAATATAAGttcaaaaaatatctgcagaaGTGTAGACAAGGCACAATAACAACACTTAGCAACCTAACTACAAACTAAAATATGGCAACTGAAGACAAAGATTTGGATCCTCCAATTATACTGTCAACATCCAGTGCAGAGCATCATTAACTGTTTCTTTGATTTGAGTTTTCCTGTGAGGAATTAGCCCTTCCACGTGTTGACAGCACTATGCAACTGACATGAGGggcacaaatacaaataaatcactGAACAAAACAAGATCATGCCAACAACTGAACATGTAGCAATACCTCCATGATGGCTTCTTCACTGGGCAGCAGGTGACAAAGCAGGGAGACGAATGTTTGGCGAAAAGTAGCCTGGTTGGAGATGAAGCTGCATTCGGTGCAGGATTTAGCCAGCACCACAGCCTTGGCAACTTCACCCATCTTCTCCAGGTGTTTCACCCGCATCTCCATGAAGCCCTCGCCCTCCAAGTGGATATATGCATTAACTAGagatagaataaaaacaaatcctgttgAAGCAAACTACCACAACAAGGCTGATGTGACAACAAGCACTAAAATTAATACCTGTCTCTATTTAACATGAGCTTAATAAGTTCACGGGACTACCAACCTTCTTCTTGGCTGGTGAGCTGGCCGCTGAGGAGCGAGGCGAGGACTGGGTTGCTCCATGCTCCTCCCTCTCCCGTGATCTGGAGTAAAGCTTGGAGGTCTGTACTTCCATACCGTAATAAGGTATCATGGGCATTctgcaataaacacacacaaaaaaaatcatatttaaatggaaatataGATTTCTTCAGCAACTTTTAGAAAAATGCATTACAAATGACCAAAACAATTTGAAGAAATGCCCAATTGGCGGATTCAAGATATCATATTCATAAggagaaaaaatgtgtttgtgatgtcactgagACCTTGACCTCCAGAATCGTATCAGTTCAACCTTGAGTGCAACTGAACATTTCTACAAAGTCTGGAGAAATTCCTTCCaagtgttcttgagatattgtgttcaaaaGAATGGGAGAGCCAGACAACCCAATGCcagggtgctgtaaacatgaccATGTGATCTACGCAGCCCCGTTAATGTGAaacttccttcctctgcctACTGCACCCGGCTGCTCGACCTCCTGCCTGAATAATGGAGGATTTGttcctgttgtgaacgcatctgtgcagagaacctcctgctgcgttgtgcgtgtgtgaaaggTCGACAACGGGTAAACTCAGTAACCAACTCTCCGGATTTCACCTGGAGGTAaagtctgaaaacggcttctgTGTTTTGAAACAAGGTCGTCTTACCTGAACAGAGTGGTGAAACTGAACCCAGGCTTCGTAGGGGATTTCATTCTCAGGCACTGACAGCAACAATTCAAAACAGCTCCTGAAAGAAATCAACGCAACGCTGCTTCAGTAAACAATGATGATACTGGACAGGTCTATTTTTGAGTATAAGCCGTTTCATCCATACTACATATAAAAACTTTGAACGGATTGTGATACGACCCAAACTTCAATACATGTCAGTGATTGTTGCTTACAGCAGctctgcatttatgttttagAAGAATCAGCTTTACACTTAGATACATTAAGATGTCAAAAATGTTCGTTTAAAAATAGATTGAAAAgtggtgaaatgtttttttttagaaaagcTCTACCACACCTCACAGTATTAAATTTAACTATTACAATCTAACTATAAATAGATCTCGTGTAAGATTTTCTATTAAGCTCAAAGGACTGAAACGACCCCCATCTCTCGTAAAGGATCATTTGCAGATAGGAGGTGTCTCTGTGGAGCCGTAGTGCGATTAACAGAGAGACTTGATGAGTCTCTAACTGACCTAATTTAAGTCACGTCAGTATTAACAGTAAATGTCTTAAGAGTGAACTGTTTAATGTACCTGAAAGTACAACAAGAATCTGTTGGAATCCAAAGTAATGACCACTGGTCGACAGTGGTCGTGTCTTTATGTGGGTTCATAAAGAGCAGAGTTTGACGACTTGAAATTGTTATAATTGATtcaatttttaaatgatttgtttgcaAGGAAAGGCAATTTGTTCTAGGACCTGTAGCACATCCACATCATATATTGCAAGTGCATggacacactaaacacacagtTGACATTTTGGGTCAGGACACAGCCTCAGTTCTGTCTTTCATAGTTTCTTTGCTACAAACAAAAGATATTACACAGaccattttttttactgaagaTTTTCTATTTTAGCAAACAAACGTTATTAAAACAGGATtctctgtttatatttatacaccATTTTATAGGTGGTTCACTTAGATAATGCAGACTATCTTGCAGAAGCGTATTTCAAAAGATGATAAATACACTAGAAGGGCTTTTGGAGGCTgcatacctccgtcaaggctAACGGCttatctcgccatgttaaacaaagtgaaaacattttttgggtgggggatctgctccaaaatgagTTCTTCCTTCGGTCATGCACCACCCCTCCAAAAAAATGTCATGGATATCGGTTCTGTCATTTTCCGTAATTTTCCAAGTGCCTGgcatattttaaattcaaaaactGAATTTGGAGGTGTGGTGAAAATCGTAAATAAAGATCATAGAAACAAGGTTTGTCTTTCgatattttattgtgaaagagcCTCTGCTGAAAGGTCAGAGAATCGGAGACAGTCCGCAATGGCTGACAAACATCGTTAAGGTCCCAATAAGTAACATAGGACGCTGACCTTATCACCTCAAGTCCATAAAGTAACCAGCACAAATGCTAAGTATGCAGATAAGATAGACAACAAGTGTATAGAGCATAGAAACATTAAAACTGTGTTTTCGTTCTTCTACAGACTCATGTTATTGTATTTAAGAATGGTGGGAATTTGTCTTATCTATCTctctcgtgtttttttttttaccagaagatgttCAGTACTCACAAAGCTAGTCTCTTCAAAACAAGGGCCACTTTGTCAGACTCTGCTGTGAGGTGGGACCGGGCTGCAGCGAAGCAGTTGATGGACAGACAGTAAACTTCCAGGAGAGGGAGGCCATGCTCCATAGAGTTCCTGCTCCCAGCGTAGTGAATTAGTGCCTAGAAAAACATGCatacaaatgttaaaatattagcATTGGAAAAAAACTGATATGACTTTAAATACTTTCAAAAACTGGTCAGAGAAGATCACATGAGGGACAACAGGGGGTTTCCACCTGGGGGAGATAACAGTCTATACATGATTGATCCCAGTTGACACTGTCTGGTGGGAGGTACTCCTGATTGGGCCTTAGGGGACTTCATTGTACAGCATATGACAACCTTTAATGGTgagccccccccaaaaaaacaaaaaaaaaacaataaaaatcccACTCCAGGAGGAGCACGAAGCACAATGGGCCACCTTTGAACAACACTTTTCAGTTTTCTACTTTCAATATTTTACAGCTTGGGGGAAGCTTTAACCTAAATATGATCTCTCACGTCCTTATCTTCATTCAAACAAGATAAAAGATTTCTCAGAATTACACGACTGAGACGCTTTCTTTTCCCCGTAATGCAAGAAATTAAAGAGAACAGCGTTTGATCCTCAAACTGTTATTTCAATGTAATATTGTCTATTCCCTGCTTTAGAGGAGTCAACATATGTGTGTCACCTGTATGTAGCTGGAGGGCATACACATTTAGTCACGGGTTAGTACTATCAACATCCCAGGAGTCCTATTTGTCAGACAGCAGGAACCTTGCTGGTTTGTGCTTGTGTCTACAGAGGCACTAAATTAATTCCCCTCAGCCCTAAAAATAAGGTACACCCTCAGAGGGAGCCAAGATTAAACTCTCAACCCTGGAGGCTCCCATCAGTGCACTGATTACATCTGGACTACTTCCGATTGGAACAGAAAGTCCCCATCGCCGCAAAATTGTCAGTTTTTGTTTAATATAAACTacccaaaaaacactttatttaccCAGTGTAGAAATTAAAAAGGGAATGTTGTTTATATTTAGCAATAGCAGTTAAATGCTCATAGTGCAATGAGTTAGTTACTGGTTGCTGTGATCACTTGTATTCTCCAAAATGGCCAGATGAGATAAGGCACAAAATCACCAGTGCTCATACCCTTTGAAAAGTTCCAATCAGGTTGGTATCTTAGTTACTAAAGTTAGTGAGTTTTCAGTACAAAACTCCCTCTTGTTGGTTACCTTCCTGCTGTAGTCGTTTTCAGACAGACatagtttgcctttcacatttgaagaatgCAACACGACATTCTctgggtcagacgtgttcactaAAACAGAAGAATGtcgtctgggtagagcatgaTGGGAGGACACGACGTGGaatttctgctgcagaaatcttgtgtttttgtttccgcCACATCGTTACCAGTGTTGGCTCTTATCACTGAAAGCTCtcatctttccaagttgacaacTATGTGTCTGACACCTGTTTGACCCTGagaaatttgaataatttttttccagttttgcattTGTTGCATGCTAGAAATGTCCTCAacacactcgctcactgtgaatttccaaacattttcctaaaatatctggagcaactgactttgACAATTTGCATTCTCACAAACACCCCTCTAAAATATTTCAGGACGTTGTCCGGAtgtcagtgcatgtttgaaagcagcttaggACAATTTAGGTAAAACATGCtgtccacaaaaacacaaagagggactTCTGTATTGaaccaaattgcaaacactcattaatatcagtcccctaaatatgcctctcatcaagatccataaattattctctgagaaatcaacataAATGTTGAAAATTAAATCCTGGTCTGTATCCGCAGCAAAATTTCATGGGTTCTTCACTGACCAAGACCATATCTTCtgccaagttttgtggtaataaATCAACCAGCTTTTGCATAATCCAGCTAACTAACAGACCAACAAgcacagacgaaaacataacctgcttgtCACAGGTACAAAATAAAAGGAGGAACAATCACAAAGAGATCAGTGTACATAGATGAGCATGTGAGTCTAGCTTTAAAatgattcccccccccaaaaaatccttAATCTCTGCTTTGacagcaaacaaaccaaactgtaaATTACATTAATCCCATTAATGAATTACTCTGAGCTATAATCCATTTAGGCTGGTAAACAAATCTCACAGACAGATCCTCTGTCGGTGATGTTACATGACTTCAGAGACTCAGAAAGTGAAATTTGCGATCCTAGGGGGCGGAATCCAAATGGACCTTTCCCCATTTTGTTTCTCCAGCTAAAAACAGAGCGTGTATTTTTatattgcattaaaaaatatatatatatatatatatataaatgaaactGCATCTACACTGATGATGAGTTTAAATACAAGGTGGCAGATCAAAACCACGACCAGTGCATttgaacatgaaacaaacttGGATGCACAACCTTAAGACAAGTGTCATCGAgactagaaaaaaaaataaagtcctGATTGCAAAAACAAAACGTTATGTCTGCTTTAACACGGTAAACTGTCGCATAGTGAATACCATAGTGAAACCAAAGCGGGACTCTTTTGCTTATCGGTGGCCCCGAGCTGGTTAGAACATTTGGATAAACACACTGCGATGCCgccccaccccacacacatgcatctgTGCGTACTGTGCAAACTGTGGACATGTCACGTGCATGCAAACAACCTGCCATACGTTTCCTGTTTTCTAGTGTTAAAAATAATCTAATGATAAACGAGCTATGTGCATGAAAGCAACGCGAGCGTCCTGTGCAACTTGCAGCAGTGGACGGGGAACGTGACTGCCAGCCAACGTAATTAGTCGAATGGTGGAGATAAACATGTATTTGAGGTGAAATCGTGTGCATGTGGGAATATGAAAACACGATCCGCCCCGCGCTGCTGCTCCCTGGTTAACCACCCACAGCCCGGACCTGGCCCGGCACGTAGCGGGGCCAGCAGCCGACGCAGATTAGCTCGCAGGCTGCGAGAAAAACAATCCCGGGGAAGAAGCTAACGCTGGGCTAACGCTAGCTGCGGTGCTGCATGTACACATTACCTGGCAGAAGTTGTCGCAGTACTCCGTGGAGGACGCGGTGGATGTCTCTTGCTGCCTGAGGACGTCCTCGAAGGCCCTCAGTGTGGCCAGCAGGGTCTCCATTGCGACCAGGGTTTCCTCGGCCGTGTCCAGGCCCCGGTCGCTCCATTCCTGCTCTGGCTCGACGTTACTCGCCGCCATCTTCGCTCTCCGCCACGGCGCGTATGCAGTGCAGACTAGCGCTGCCTTCAAGTGCCGTCGGAATATTTAATTGTGTCAGCTGAACTTCACCTGAGTGACCTGACAACACAGAGGGGGAGTGGGTGTCTGtagtaatattatattatattatattatattatattatattatattatatgttattGGTGTGTAAATTGGTACGAAATACGATTCAATCAGCCTTCAGAAAGCTGAATTATATTTAATCATATCTTTTTTATATATCCTACTGAATACATGTACAAGCCTGCAAGTATAATACAGTAATTAAGTAATAATATGATATCAGTACAATAAATCACTGGTAACCATAAAATTAATATACAACATAATGAAGCAGCAGTatatataccaaggcaaattccaggtaggtgtaaacctacttggcaataaatactttctgattctgattctgatatagttataaaataattttatataattaaGTCAGCCTTCAAATTTCTACTTAATCATATAAGATTACATTATAATCATATATCCTGCTGAGTACATGTATAATAAAGTACATACGTATGAATATACTATAAGTACAATTAGTTTTGTTactataaaacatatataaacataatgaagcagcagtatagataattatattataatttcacaaaaaaaagtcaACCTTCAGAATGCTactgaattatatatatttatatcataatGTAATATTCTGctatgtacatgtatgtgttatGTACAAGTGCAAGTACAAAAAGACAGACGACAGACATAATGGAAATTCATATCgattttatttacagattttttgtttgtaatatgTTTAATGCTTACCTTTAAATGTCTTTACAATGTAGTTGTATTATTTCATCTTAACTAATGAATGATTCTTTCAAATTGTATGTACTTAAAAATATCTGAGTGAAGTGTGCCTCTCTTCGAAAACACTGGTATTTAGCGCCCTCTACAGGTGAGCATGT
The sequence above is drawn from the Hippoglossus hippoglossus isolate fHipHip1 chromosome 22, fHipHip1.pri, whole genome shotgun sequence genome and encodes:
- the rlf gene encoding LOW QUALITY PROTEIN: zinc finger protein Rlf (The sequence of the model RefSeq protein was modified relative to this genomic sequence to represent the inferred CDS: deleted 1 base in 1 codon) gives rise to the protein MAASNVEPEQEWSDRGLDTAEETLVAMETLLATLRAFEDVLRQQETSTASSTEYCDNFCQALIHYAGSRNSMEHGLPLLEVYCLSINCFAAARSHLTAESDKVALVLKRLALSCFELLLSVPENEIPYEAWVQFHHSVQNAHDTLLRYGSTDLQALLQITGEGGAWSNPVLASLLSGQLTSQEEVNAYIHLEGEGFMEMRVKHLEKMGEVAKAVVLAKSCTECSFISNQATFRQTFVSLLCHLLPSEEAIMEISRLDCKDVLEITCNLETEGEENTAFILCTTFLTQQLQQQSHYCSWELTQLWSKLQKRIDPSLLSLLERCLQLGAIAKTVHHLLYLVRVIQAEAEDMGVPASVELCVKALQLPKQKDSDTRISVCKTMSCLLPDDLEVLRACQLTEFLLGPSQEVFSCLEELYLRPDQKFEQENEVIPNSLRCELLLALKAYWPFDPEFWDWKTLKYHCVSLLGIIPESEEEEEELVDKQEQVKQEPREVAVKVETEQKWINGNLDGYEQQDTKPMSNLAEVQGESEAKKRKFCCKICKRSVTDTQLVHHSIRHTEDNSHPCPVCLERFESRKELVPHVKQHILSETHLNKNNVKKEDEQKHIDEEDDIEPGEITIDPSLMLYYKSTHDPDVLDHIVQQANTVKDKYLDDDEHVTFDYIEQHFKLQNRDEYPCPGTGCTRIFKHSKYLYVHLKSEHKGDENVKYFQQMRDKREKCVFCRRHFVSAYHHRKHRRVHYGERPYMCAVIDCGAQFKTSNGLVTHKQTHGFQLNFQCELKGCYVTCSDLGQIYHHEAQHFRDAAFTCCSAECSRYYLSKKEFIKHLSTHNITFSEDDFEAQRKAKRKLFKTVSEPLVRLNKLLDSEEIVSRDILNSPSVSCASPMQESDHKESKPTMTLVAVCFDGSKFTCGFEKCGMTFSRARDVQRHLKCAHPEHLKLENKEYKHEKQQGSKSKVVKTETEPDDEEKGKHELSTPFQPVEAGKERKTPDHPIDNETNSSSLQINNDDLKEILIGLSKLDLNSSSPHSVSVESAMTNPEPNTSQVSLHQAIMAKPPVVLLQKRPPHLPEEKVQIKTEQTSITDEDSGAESLANAKPYICQIEKCDFRTAQSYSLQRHYKTKHGRTEEQARRLTSLKTTCFKPYVCLLCSKSQRQKNGLLTHYLHIHKMSAAQVDKLSCGSVSENQETTQDLKVKKKDKLQLHPEKKNSTTTSENGQNIDNHSPSEEEGEDEAESREQETEGKNTQKVRSTRRLVTKSNLCYILAKFSKPFHCVAKNCDAAFSTQGGLVRHLQFVHHYNRSQLLLEKDFDVQHSPEVKKEPAKKRPLPNSDEPQPQYKCHFVNCRSSYHLKSSLVRHIRDYHSQPPQLIKCKYQGCTKVFSHNEALKKHTLYSHYEYYDSLVVRLQSTHKKSVSGCQKKLIVTPQSPEKEAPGSPTAQASSPEPEGTPKSEEMAEQSLEGEIMSEKKKKERRNPLVYRSYEEALQMCQDRCMREAYPCMVQNCDSVVTYVKSLHRHYLQVHRMGREHFLKNQNKLVFNAEKLEELIQRKSARLTVAGSCAPNVVRKIEYQAEEENPGGQAAPMSLLSIKAETLDEDIHHPLGIPEDGEEEEVLPLPPVERSGVLVGADEVLYGEPSTGGHTEDSAAAAHISPKQEERLSWDKIKPLLRPVTVDLSPPCSLRFTTEEGFQDASSNKDGGKMLNGSATAATLIRQPLKRKNELSEQPSNVIDPQPRSPSPRPFDIAAYKPIGFESSFLKFIQDSSPKDKNPGAVKRRDAFRRSCSVKENNQLGISHTRSRRTHSLLLKPHAMTGDFTSVQNLKSILDKALAGCGDLAIKQLQYLRPVVVLGRPVCTPTLPDLFPSDPNNSKLLLGS